A part of Nitrospirota bacterium genomic DNA contains:
- the nuoH gene encoding NADH-quinone oxidoreductase subunit NuoH — translation MIDGITGLTIKVILMLIKIAIVFAFAMFNALYLSYVERKVIGHMQVRLGPMRVGPHGILQPIADGIKLFFKEDVIPANADKPVFYIAPVISLTAALAAFAVIPFWDSFFIANINIGILYILALSSVGAYGIIVAGWASNSKYSFLGGLRSSAQVISYEIAMGLSLVGIMLLSGSANLVDIVNAQQKYPLGMFIFVQPVAFFVFLMAAVAETNRAPFDLPEAESELVAGYFVEYSGMRFGLFYAAEYAGMLLMSSLVVICFLGGWNGPFLPPVLWFLIKVYALIFFYLWIRATLPRYRYDQLMGLGWKLFIPLALANIVITGLAKVLI, via the coding sequence ATGATAGACGGGATAACAGGTTTAACAATAAAGGTAATCCTCATGCTCATAAAAATAGCTATTGTCTTTGCCTTTGCCATGTTTAATGCGCTCTACCTTAGTTATGTTGAGCGTAAGGTAATAGGGCATATGCAGGTAAGGCTTGGCCCTATGAGGGTTGGTCCGCACGGGATTCTTCAGCCCATTGCAGACGGGATAAAGCTTTTCTTCAAGGAGGATGTTATCCCGGCTAATGCTGATAAACCGGTCTTTTACATCGCGCCAGTTATATCTCTGACAGCAGCCCTCGCTGCCTTTGCAGTAATCCCCTTCTGGGATAGTTTTTTTATTGCGAATATTAATATCGGGATTCTTTATATACTTGCCCTGTCTTCTGTTGGAGCTTATGGCATTATTGTAGCTGGTTGGGCATCAAACTCAAAATACTCTTTTCTCGGTGGACTCAGGTCATCGGCCCAGGTGATAAGCTATGAGATTGCAATGGGATTGAGCCTTGTAGGAATAATGCTACTTTCAGGCTCTGCTAATCTCGTTGATATTGTAAATGCTCAGCAAAAGTACCCTCTGGGGATGTTTATATTTGTCCAGCCTGTTGCCTTCTTTGTATTCCTTATGGCTGCAGTTGCAGAGACCAACAGGGCGCCTTTTGATTTGCCTGAGGCAGAGAGCGAGCTTGTTGCAGGCTACTTCGTGGAGTATAGCGGTATGCGCTTTGGACTGTTTTATGCTGCTGAGTATGCAGGAATGCTCCTGATGTCCTCTCTTGTGGTGATATGCTTCCTCGGAGGCTGGAACGGGCCATTCCTGCCCCCTGTGCTCTGGTTCTTAATAAAGGTCTATGCGCTTATATTCTTTTATCTCTGGATAAGGGCAACGCTTCCAAGATACAGGTATGACCAGTTGATGGGCCTGGGGTGGAAACTCTTCATACCATTGGCATTAGCCAATATAGTGATAACAGGGTTAGCAAAGGTGTTGATATAA
- a CDS encoding molybdopterin-dependent oxidoreductase, whose amino-acid sequence MITVTINGKDIKLEKPVTVFQAARQAGIKIPALCYHEELEQWGGCRLCLVEIEKMPKLQAACTAMVADGMVVRTESEIISKVRRGILEFILINHPLDCPYCDKAGECELQDLVHQYGATAGRYTEPKMKIRQSFDDPILSRNMERCIVCTRCVRMCDGVQGASAIYVISRGNHSVVEPFSGGRYDCEYCGNCLTVCPVGAILSRLYLHSYRPWQIDREVETICGYCGVGCTLTIQVRSESINRIIPKFDGRGVNRGLLCSRGRFGYEFVDSPDRLTKPLIRIETRDKRQETSKYNNSSLEKSLVTRHSSLFREVSWDEAIGFVAKRLKEIKDNYSGDAIGGIASARCTNEDNYVFQKFMRAVLSTNNIDSTARLGYAGAQRFLEDVLGQGITSNIIPGLKNSDTIFVLGGDPTAVNPILGLQIRAAAKNGSKVIIIGSARGLEKCKSLTIIPPLYQEADVLERLLKEIVEVKGLRGEKQAIENWIKTITPNSELPGLAPRSGAGQTPNLADIKEMLLKGQSIAIVLGREVVQRSDGHRTLAAVAGLTYILEARLYLLSERPNEQGLMDAGCLPDMLPGFRHVGIGNFRRRFDEAWGVSIPEREGMSLMEMIEAVDRGSLKALYVMGENPVFNLPNSAFVENALKKLDFLVVQDIFLTETAKLADVVFPTLSWSEKDGTYTNLERRIQRLRRAVMRDGMEDWKIISEISKRLKHPMLYASAEDVFNEISELSPLYYGLTYKEIDSGKAIWPYRGEPLRGEVREVATVKGPGRLFSGKLYLSIEKPLFHSGTLSRRAGILRQIYPDSLLKIAPEEAARLGLSSGQKVRVSTKLSSMEMVIDIDPALPEGIVTVSNNFEGLGAYRLLGYVLDPVTRVPGIEGWQVSIEKI is encoded by the coding sequence ATGATTACAGTAACCATCAACGGCAAAGATATTAAATTAGAAAAGCCTGTGACAGTTTTTCAGGCAGCAAGGCAGGCAGGCATCAAGATTCCCGCGCTCTGCTATCACGAGGAACTTGAGCAATGGGGTGGCTGCAGGCTCTGCCTTGTTGAGATCGAAAAAATGCCTAAGCTCCAGGCTGCCTGTACTGCAATGGTGGCCGATGGCATGGTGGTGAGGACTGAGTCAGAGATAATCTCAAAAGTTCGCAGGGGCATACTTGAGTTTATTCTCATCAATCACCCGCTTGACTGCCCTTACTGCGATAAGGCAGGTGAGTGCGAGCTTCAGGATCTCGTCCATCAATATGGAGCCACAGCAGGCCGCTATACAGAGCCAAAGATGAAGATCAGGCAGAGTTTTGATGACCCTATTCTTTCAAGGAATATGGAAAGATGCATTGTCTGCACAAGATGCGTAAGGATGTGTGATGGAGTGCAGGGTGCATCAGCCATATATGTCATAAGCAGGGGGAATCACTCAGTGGTTGAGCCATTTTCAGGTGGCCGCTATGATTGTGAATACTGCGGTAACTGCCTTACAGTGTGCCCTGTTGGAGCAATACTCAGCAGGCTTTATCTTCATAGCTACAGGCCATGGCAGATAGACAGGGAAGTGGAAACCATCTGTGGATATTGCGGGGTAGGTTGCACGCTCACCATACAGGTAAGGAGTGAGTCTATAAACAGGATTATCCCTAAATTTGATGGCAGAGGTGTTAATAGAGGGCTTCTATGCTCGAGGGGACGTTTTGGTTATGAATTTGTCGATAGCCCTGACAGACTCACAAAGCCGCTGATAAGAATAGAGACAAGAGACAAGAGACAAGAGACAAGTAAATATAATAACTCGTCTCTGGAAAAGTCACTCGTCACTCGTCACTCGTCACTCTTCAGGGAGGTCTCATGGGATGAGGCTATTGGTTTTGTTGCAAAGAGACTTAAGGAAATAAAGGATAATTATAGTGGTGATGCCATCGGTGGCATTGCCTCAGCGAGATGTACAAATGAAGACAATTATGTGTTCCAGAAATTTATGAGGGCAGTGCTCAGTACGAATAATATAGATTCTACAGCGAGGCTTGGTTATGCAGGGGCCCAGAGATTTCTTGAGGATGTCTTAGGGCAGGGCATTACTTCTAATATTATACCAGGGCTTAAAAACTCAGATACTATTTTTGTCCTCGGAGGAGACCCCACTGCAGTAAATCCAATCCTTGGACTGCAAATCAGGGCTGCAGCAAAAAATGGTTCAAAGGTGATAATAATAGGTTCTGCCAGAGGTCTTGAGAAATGTAAGAGCCTTACAATAATTCCACCCTTATACCAGGAGGCTGATGTTCTTGAAAGGCTTCTCAAGGAAATTGTTGAGGTAAAAGGCCTGAGGGGAGAAAAGCAGGCCATTGAAAACTGGATAAAGACCATTACTCCGAACTCCGAACTTCCCGGCCTCGCTCCGCGAAGCGGTGCGGGCCAGACTCCGAACTTAGCAGACATAAAGGAAATGCTTCTTAAAGGGCAGTCTATTGCTATCGTCCTTGGCCGGGAGGTTGTCCAGCGTTCTGATGGCCATAGGACCCTTGCGGCAGTGGCAGGCCTTACCTATATCCTTGAGGCAAGGCTCTACCTCCTTTCAGAGAGGCCGAATGAACAGGGACTCATGGATGCTGGTTGTCTGCCTGATATGCTCCCCGGCTTCAGGCATGTGGGCATTGGAAATTTCAGGAGAAGATTCGATGAGGCATGGGGCGTATCTATCCCTGAGAGGGAAGGAATGAGCCTTATGGAGATGATAGAGGCTGTTGATAGGGGTTCCCTCAAGGCACTCTATGTGATGGGAGAAAACCCTGTGTTTAATTTGCCCAACAGTGCCTTTGTAGAGAATGCCCTTAAAAAACTTGATTTCCTTGTTGTGCAGGACATTTTTTTAACCGAGACTGCAAAACTTGCAGATGTAGTATTCCCGACGCTTAGCTGGTCTGAAAAAGATGGCACTTATACAAACCTTGAAAGAAGGATACAGCGCCTCAGGAGGGCAGTGATGCGGGATGGAATGGAAGACTGGAAGATAATCTCAGAGATATCTAAAAGACTCAAACATCCAATGTTATATGCCTCTGCTGAGGATGTGTTTAATGAGATTTCAGAACTTTCACCTTTATATTACGGACTTACTTATAAGGAAATTGACTCAGGTAAGGCTATCTGGCCTTACAGAGGAGAACCTCTCAGGGGTGAGGTAAGGGAAGTTGCCACAGTAAAAGGGCCTGGACGTTTATTTAGCGGGAAGCTGTATCTAAGCATTGAGAAACCACTCTTTCACTCAGGGACCCTTAGCAGGAGGGCCGGAATACTGAGGCAGATATACCCTGATTCACTTTTAAAGATAGCTCCTGAAGAGGCGGCGAGACTGGGCCTTTCAAGCGGTCAGAAGGTCAGAGTGAGCACAAAACTGTCTTCGATGGAGATGGTGATTGATATTGACCCTGCTTTGCCCGAGGGCATTGTTACTGTGAGTAATAACTTTGAAGGGCTCGGTGCATACAGGCTGCTTGGTTATGTGCTTGACCCTGTTACAAGGGTTCCTGGCATTGAAGGCTGGCAAGTGAGTATTGAGAAAATTTAA
- the nuoK gene encoding NADH-quinone oxidoreductase subunit NuoK has product MVSLNSYIILSMVVFTIGIFGFLTRKNVIIMFMSIELMLNAVNINLVAFSHYLNDVRGQILVFFIIVVAAAEAAVGLAIIIALFRNKATTHVDEINIMKW; this is encoded by the coding sequence GTGGTTTCATTAAATAGCTATATAATTTTGAGCATGGTGGTGTTCACTATCGGGATTTTTGGCTTTCTTACAAGGAAGAACGTAATAATAATGTTTATGTCCATAGAACTCATGCTTAATGCGGTAAACATAAACCTTGTGGCCTTCAGCCATTATCTCAATGATGTGAGGGGACAGATACTCGTGTTTTTTATTATTGTAGTGGCTGCTGCAGAGGCCGCAGTTGGCCTTGCCATAATAATCGCACTTTTCAGAAATAAGGCTACTACGCATGTTGATGAGATAAATATAATGAAATGGTAG
- a CDS encoding NADH-quinone oxidoreductase subunit J produces the protein MLPQVVFGYFAVAIVGMSLLVVTRRNPVHSVLWMLLLFFHIAALYLFLNAEFLAAIQIIIYAGAILVLYLFVIMLLNLKEEERARRFVNLWPLGFLVALALLLVLGISAKALIKGPSGIYTIDAVKKTGHINLIGQVLYTEYLFPFEVASVVLLVAIIGAVVLAKKKLRP, from the coding sequence ATGCTCCCCCAGGTTGTATTCGGATACTTTGCAGTGGCTATTGTGGGAATGTCACTGCTTGTTGTAACGAGGAGAAATCCCGTGCACAGCGTGTTGTGGATGTTGCTGTTATTTTTCCATATAGCGGCCCTTTATCTGTTTCTGAATGCAGAGTTTCTTGCTGCCATACAGATTATTATATATGCAGGAGCTATTTTAGTCCTGTATCTGTTTGTTATCATGCTCCTCAACCTGAAAGAAGAGGAGAGGGCCCGCCGTTTTGTAAACCTCTGGCCTTTAGGTTTTTTAGTTGCGCTTGCCCTGCTCCTTGTCCTGGGCATTTCTGCAAAGGCTTTAATCAAGGGGCCTTCAGGGATTTACACGATAGATGCAGTAAAAAAGACAGGACATATCAACCTTATAGGACAGGTCTTATACACAGAATATTTGTTCCCATTTGAGGTAGCATCTGTTGTTTTGCTTGTGGCTATTATAGGAGCGGTAGTGCTTGCGAAGAAAAAGTTAAGACCGTAA
- the nuoI gene encoding NADH-quinone oxidoreductase subunit NuoI codes for MTVKELVKKVFFTEIINGLALTLSRLFSRAVTRQYPKEKRPPFPGFRALHALVRDPQTGKEKCIGCCLCAAYCPSQCIYIYTSEGEDHKKVVDRYEIEVLRCVYCAFCVEACPVGAIALTEHYEYSDYNRDAFYYTKDKLLSNWDKYMAGQKGERYFKRFWRPISGDIESRGGKK; via the coding sequence ATGACAGTCAAGGAACTCGTTAAGAAGGTCTTTTTCACAGAGATCATCAATGGCCTTGCCCTTACCTTAAGCCGTCTCTTCTCCCGTGCTGTTACAAGGCAGTACCCAAAGGAAAAACGTCCTCCTTTTCCTGGGTTCAGGGCGCTCCATGCCCTGGTGAGGGACCCTCAGACCGGCAAAGAAAAATGTATAGGTTGCTGTCTGTGTGCTGCATACTGCCCGTCACAGTGTATCTATATCTATACAAGCGAGGGAGAGGATCACAAAAAAGTTGTTGACCGTTATGAGATAGAGGTATTGAGATGTGTATACTGCGCCTTTTGTGTTGAGGCATGCCCTGTTGGGGCCATAGCCCTCACAGAGCATTATGAGTATTCTGATTACAACAGAGATGCATTTTATTATACAAAAGACAAGCTCCTGTCAAACTGGGATAAATACATGGCCGGCCAGAAAGGAGAAAGATACTTTAAGCGCTTCTGGCGGCCCATAAGTGGAGATATTGAATCCAGAGGAGGGAAAAAATAA